Proteins encoded in a region of the Acidobacteriota bacterium genome:
- a CDS encoding M48 family metalloprotease, which translates to MAWHLSRRMSVVGLTLLLGAVALGAQTVIVAPDNKYTPAEDVQLGREAAVQVEQQLPILREADVTSWLESVGGRLVAKIPAKFRHSEFRYSFKVVNAGEINAFALPGGPSFVNRGMISQSRTQGEAVSVLAHEISHVALRHGTAQATKATKYEIGTLAGAVLGSIIGGKWGGVVAQGSEIALGTHFLKFSREYERQADLLGSHLMAAAGYDPREMASMFKIIQSQGSSGGPEWLSSHPDPGNRSDAIAKEAALLRIENPVRDTRAYQAARTRLSGLAPAPAPRTDGGASGGGTGGGGTTGGTLDPGRVAAPATSSTSYTQGDLFSVSVPSNWRELPGNDSVTFAPDGAVGEVQGQGVVTHGMIISAQAGESRDIAAATEAFIASLASSNPSLRRDTGYTRASLGGREWLRTTLSNRSAGTNPNTNNDERIAVFSLLLEDGTLFYALGIAPQDRFSSYDATFRRVVGSIRFLR; encoded by the coding sequence ATGGCGTGGCACCTTTCGCGACGGATGTCGGTGGTGGGCCTGACACTGTTGCTCGGCGCTGTGGCGCTCGGTGCGCAGACCGTGATCGTGGCGCCCGACAACAAGTACACGCCAGCCGAGGATGTCCAACTGGGCCGGGAGGCCGCAGTCCAGGTGGAACAGCAACTGCCGATCTTGCGCGAGGCGGACGTGACGTCCTGGCTCGAGTCGGTCGGCGGACGACTGGTCGCGAAGATTCCGGCGAAGTTCCGGCATTCGGAGTTCCGCTATTCCTTCAAGGTGGTGAACGCCGGTGAGATCAACGCGTTTGCGTTGCCCGGCGGTCCCTCGTTCGTCAACCGGGGCATGATTTCGCAGTCGCGCACCCAGGGCGAAGCCGTGAGTGTGCTGGCCCACGAGATCAGTCACGTCGCGCTCAGGCACGGCACGGCGCAGGCCACGAAGGCCACCAAGTACGAGATTGGCACTCTCGCGGGCGCGGTGCTGGGGTCGATCATCGGCGGCAAGTGGGGCGGGGTTGTCGCGCAGGGCTCGGAAATCGCGCTCGGCACCCATTTCCTGAAGTTCAGCCGCGAGTATGAACGACAGGCCGACCTGCTCGGGTCACATCTGATGGCCGCGGCCGGGTATGACCCCCGCGAGATGGCCAGCATGTTCAAGATCATCCAGTCGCAAGGCTCGTCAGGAGGACCGGAATGGCTGAGCAGCCATCCCGATCCAGGTAATCGATCCGACGCGATCGCCAAGGAGGCCGCGTTGCTGCGTATCGAAAACCCGGTGCGCGATACGCGCGCCTATCAGGCGGCGCGCACCCGGCTGAGCGGGCTGGCGCCGGCGCCCGCGCCCAGAACCGACGGCGGAGCATCGGGTGGGGGCACGGGCGGAGGCGGCACGACCGGGGGGACCCTCGATCCGGGCCGCGTGGCCGCGCCCGCCACATCGTCCACCTCGTACACCCAGGGCGACTTGTTCAGTGTGAGCGTGCCGTCGAACTGGCGCGAACTGCCCGGGAATGATTCGGTGACGTTTGCGCCGGACGGTGCGGTCGGCGAGGTGCAGGGCCAGGGTGTGGTGACACACGGCATGATCATCTCGGCGCAGGCGGGCGAGTCGCGTGACATCGCTGCGGCCACTGAGGCGTTCATCGCCTCGTTGGCCTCGAGCAACCCGAGCTTACGTCGAGACACCGGATACACGCGCGCGTCGCTGGGCGGTCGCGAGTGGCTTCGCACTACGCTCTCCAATCGGTCGGCAGGGACCAACCCAAACACAAACAACGACGAACGCATCGCGGTCTTTTCCCTCCTGCTCGAAGACGGGACGCTGTTCTACGCGCTCGGCATCGCGCCGCAGGACCGCTTCTCGTCGTATGACGCCACCTTCCGCAGGGTGGTGGGTTCGATTCGCTTCCTCCGATAA